GTTCAGCCAAATTTGCTTTGATGGCAATTGGTTGCAGCGTAATAAACGCCAGTATTATATGTTGAATAAACCCATAGGGGTGGTCAGTGCCACTAAAGATGATATTCACCCTACGGCGTTATCTTTACTTTATGGCATAGAGCCTGAACTACTTCATATTGCGGGGCGATTAGACTTAAATTCAACTGGGCTGCTATTAATCACTAATGACAGTCAATGGTCGCAAGCTTTAATGGCGCCTGAGACCAAAGTAGACAAACAATACCTAGTGACATTAGCTAACCCGATTGATGATACTTATGTCAGTGCTTTTGCTGAAGGTATGTACTTTGGTTATGAAGATATAACGACTAAGCCCGCAAGACTAGAGCCTGTTAATGATTTTCAGGCAAGAGTGACTTTACAGGAAGGTAAATATCATCAAATAAAACGTATGTTTGGTCGCTTTCGCAATCCTGTAGTAGGCCTTCATAGGGAGTCTATTGGTGATATTATTTTAGACTCGACATTAAAGTCTGGAGAGTATCGTCATTTAAATAAAAAAGAGGTTTAAATGAAATAAAGCTGTTAACTTAAGCTTAATTGAAACTGAAGAATGCAGAGTTAGATCAAATTACTGTGTAAATTTTCATGCTACCTTCTATTGAATTAATCATTTTTAGGTATTGGCATGGATATAAAAGCCTTAAAAAAGATCAGTGAATTGGATGTATTCAGTTTATTAGTGTTTAAAATTATCTATGAAACTGGCTTTGCTAATCTTGCCGCCAAAGAACTCAGTGTATCGGCGCCCAAAATAAGCCGCTGCTTAACGTCTTTGAGACTGACCTTTGACGACGAATTGTTTTATCGTCGCCAACAAGGCTTAAAACCGACCGCACTTGCTGAGCATTTATATCTCCCGATTTGTGAATTTTGTGAATCTGCCTCAAATATAGAAAGAATAGCTTGTGCAGGTAATAAAACTAATTCATCTAATGTGCTTAATATTGCAGTGACGCCAATTATCATGACGTCACTTGCTATGTCATTAGGCCGTGAAGAAGTTATGGATGTATTAGGTAAGGTTAGGGTACATCTGTGGAATGAAAACTCAGAAGAAAAAATTCACCAAGGGGATATTGATCTTGGCATTAATTTCGGCGCAGCTTGCGCGACAGAGTTAGAATCAGAAATCATCGGTGTATCAGAGTCAACTTCGATAGTTGCCCGTCGTAACCACCCCATTTGGGAAAGTGGGCATATAAGTTTGGAAGACATAGCCAATCATCCTTTCTTGATACTTGAAGGCAAAGGTTTTAATGATAAATTAGACCCTTTTCAGATTTACTGTCGTCAATCTGGAATTGAACCCCCAAGTATCAGTAGAGCGACCTCGATTTCAGAGTGGTTTTGTCATTTACTCACTATGAGAAGCTTTAGTTTTATGTCTACCGCAGAATCACAGATATTGGCAAAAATTGAAGAAATTAGAGTAGAAAAACTGCCTGCTTATGAAAGGCAAAAACTTGTAGGAAAGTGTTTAGTACCTGAATATAACCTTATTGAACGCTCAACGCCGTATCGTCGGTATTGTGAGAAAAGCAGAGCGATTATTGTGGAATCTTTGAAGCAGATAATTAGCTTATAATTTTCTATCACGTTTTATTGATATTAAGGTTTCTTTAATTTTCTCTATTAAAACACTATTTTTTAGCTAAACCATAGTCGTATTTACGAGTTGATAAATTAGAGCGAAGGCATATTGCCTTCGCTTTTTTTATTTCAATTTTAAATGTGAAAAAAGATAAATTGATCTCAATCAATTTAATAAAACCATATAGTTATGTAAATTTCACATTTGAAAATTACCAACCTCGAATTGTAAAATTCTGTGTCAAGAATCTTCAAATTTCAATCACAAATGTAGCACAATATTAATACATCTAAAGAGGTATCTTTTATATTTGAACGACTGCGAACGCAGAGTCAAATACCTTAAAAAATGGGATACGATGATGAAAAATTATAAAAAGTCGATACTTGCAGCGGCATTGATGACAGCCGTTGGGCTAACAGGCTGTAGTGATGGCGAAGATGGGCAAGATGGACAAGATGGTGCTCCTGGGCAAGATGGCGAACCAGGTACATCCATTGGTAATGTCGTTGATACAGTTGATGCAGCTACTGATTTTGTGCTGACAGTTTCACCAGAAGATATCGTGGTTGTAGGCAGTGAAGATTTTGCAGTTAAATTTACCGCAACAGGTAAAAATGCGAAAGGTGAAGAATTACCTTTTACCGGATTAGATCAAGTAGCGTTTTATGTGATGAATCAAGCGGCTAATGATACCGATACCGGTGCACCCATTTTATGGGAAAGCAATGGTTTAGCGAATGACTTTAGCTATAGCATGTATTGTACGCTTACCGGTACTGCTGATTCTTGGGGGACAGAGGTTGATGCCTGTACTTTAGTTGAAGATGAAGCCAATCCTGGTACATACACCGGTACTTGGGAGCATGATGGCAATGCACCGATAGTACTTGAAAACGGTGATGCAAATAGCCTTCATCGCGTCATGGTTCGTACCTACAATGTTGTAGATAGTTCAGGTACTGCTATTTCAGACAAATTACTTTCTACTCCAATTGACTTCATTCCTGCAACTGGTGAGATTGCGATTTCAGAAAAAGATTCTGTATCTAATGCTGCATGTATTAAGTGTCATGGCCAATTAGACGGTTATGATGATGCTGACGCACGTATAGGTAATATTGATGCTCATCATAACTACCAAAAAGTAGAGAATTGTGTTGCGTGTCATAACCCTGCTTATGCTGGTGGCGAAGATGACCCAACAGTGGGTTGGAATGCTAACTGGAATGCAATGATCCATACACTTCATGCTGGTCATCATCTTGATCTTGAAGGTGAAGCTGAAGAAATGTTTGGTGAAATTGGTTTCCCTGCTGAGCTGAATGAATGTACTACATGTCATGACAGTGGTACTCAGTGGAATGATAATGTCTACGCTGAAGCGTGTGTGTCTTGTCATACAGATGTTGACTTTGAAACAGGTGATGGTCACTTAGGTATTGTGCCTGAAAGTGATGCGGCTTGTTCTGGTTGTCATGGTGCGGGTAGCTTAAGCCCACTGGAAGCTCATGGTGTCGGTGATAGAGCTGTGTTATCTGATAAATTCATCATTGATATCCAATCTGCAGTTGTTGAAGATTCTGAAGTTGATGGCATGAGCACATTAGTTGTTACCTCTGAAGTGAGCATGAATGGCGAGCTACTGGACGCAACAACATACGCTGCAATGGCTGACTACATGACTAACAGTGGACGTGGTCTGTTAATTGGTACTCTTAATGCCGATACTGGTGCACTTACCCATGGTTATGGCGCTGATGGTGGCTTTAAGATGGACTTTGTTGGCGGCGTAATGAGCGCTGATGGCATTGTAGTCAACGAGGCTGAATTTGCTACTGACTTATTAGTAGGGCCAATTTACGCGACTGCTGAAGTACAGTTATGTGGCGCTGATGGCGAAATTGTTACGTGTACAACCGATGACGATGGCAACATTGAAGAAACCGGTGTCGCTAACCAAGCTGAAACTAAGTACTTTAACTTAACAGATGGTGACGCTGCGGTTGAAATGCGCCTTGCAGATGCTGATCGCACATCAATTAGCGAAGCTAAGTGTAATGCTTGTCATGGTAACCTGACTCATGTGAAAAGTACTCACGGTGTAACTGAGTTTACCCAATGTGCTTATTGTCATAGTGAGAACTTAGGTGGCTCTCCAAGCTATCATCCAACTGCAGTTTATAAGACGGATGAAGTTGATGCTGACGGTAATGCTATATGGGGCACAGTTGAAGGGTTATCTTTTGCTAACCGTGATCTTGTAACCGTATCTCACCGCTTCCATGCTGGTTATTTTGATGGCACACCTGCAATTTACCGTGATGCCGATGGCGAACTAAATGGTTACTCAGCGCCTTTAAATAACTGTAATTCATGTCATAAAGACGATAGCACATTATTTGCTGCTGACGGTGGATTGACATCTGGTAAGCGCTCTGTTGAAACTGACGCAGGCTTTATCTCTCCAATCTCTGAAGCTTGTCGTAGTTGTCACGTTAGCGCTTCTGCTTTAGCTCACTTCAAGAGTAATGGCGCATACGTTCAAGACGAACCAGGTTCAGTTGTTGATTTACCTGTTGAATCTTGTTCAACCTGTCACGCTGAAGGTAAGACTTATGGTGTAGATGTCATGCACTCAGGCACTAGTCATTAATCAATCGCGTTTTGTAAGCGTTAGCATTTCCTGTTATTCCTGGAAGAGGCAGTGAAATGTAAAAAGGAGCCGTAAGGCTCCTTTTTTATTTACATAAATTAAACCTTTATTGATGATTACTATCAAACCACCATGGATTTATTGCATTAATAAATGGCAGGAAATGTAATCAGTAACTTTTCATTTCTGATGTTCATTTTTGTGATTAAGTACAAGAATCGTCACTCATGGCTTCACTTATTTAGGGGGGTCTAAACTAGTTAAGTACATATATCTGTAACAGGTGTCACGATTTATTTAATTTAGTGATAACAAGCAAGTATTGGCATCAGTTGCTTGGTTGTTTGCGCACGTTAATATGCAAGTTATTGAATTTAATGTGTATAAATTTCTATTTGTTTACCTTGGTTCTATAGGTTATTCATCGTTTAAAAGTCATTGATTTGCTTGTCACAATGGGCCTCGATTAAAATCAGCGCCGTAAAGATTAACCATCGTTAATCTAAACGGCGTAGGCTTTCTACAGCGTTGCTTTGTAACTGACTCAAATGGGCAGTTTAACGAGGGAGGGTTGGCGTTTTGTTTTCGCCGTGACTGACTTAATTGTCATTTCCAGCAGGAATATTCCATGTCGACACCATTAGCCCACTCAACATCATCAGTTCATTCAACGCCTCTGGCCAACCCAGCACCATTAGGTTTAATGGGATTTGGTATGACAACGATTTTACTTAATATCCATAATGCAGGTTTTTTCCCTATCGATGCGATGATCCTTGCCATGGGTATTTTTTATGGCGGTATTGGCCAAGTGATCGTTGGCATGATGTGTTTCAAGCGTGGTGACACTTTTGGAACCACTGCATTTACGTCATATGGCTTATTTTGGTTAACCTTAGTGGGTTTGTTAGTTATGCCTGAAATGGGTATTTCACAAGCAAGTCCTGCAAGCTTTATGGGCTGGTACTTAGGATTATGGGGCGTATTCACTGCGTTTATGTTCGTTGGTTCATTGCGCTACCCTCGTGCTAAACAAGTAGTATTTGGTTCGCTAACAGTATTGTTCTTCTTATTGGCTGCACGTGATTTCACTGGCTCTGAACTGATAGGTACTATTGCGGGCTTTGAAGGCATTTTCTGTGGTGCCAGTGCAATTTACTTCGCTATGGCCCAGGTACTGAACGCTGAATATGGTCGCGTTATTTTGCCTATTGGTGAGCTAAAGCAAGTTGGTACAGCAGTTAATACAGACGTTGACTCAAGCGCAATTTTAAAGGCAGCGTAGTAGTTTAAATTAAATCCTTTGGTTTTATTTCATTAGGTTTAAGGCAAAAAAAAAGTTGACATCACTGTCAGCTTTTTATTAACAAGCATTAAATTGGCTTGTATTAACTCTGCTGTAATCGATACAGCCATTTTCCATAAAGGAAAATACCAACCGCAGAAATCGTACCAATAGCTGCAATGATATACCACGCCATACCGATGTTATGGCTGTTATAAAGTAAGGTCGTTAACTCTTGTGCTGGCTCTCCAGTAAAGGTGACTAGAGTGGTAAAAGCTTCACCTTGTGGGATTGCATCAATCTTAGTCGCATTCATGCCACGTTCAGCAAGGAGTTGCAATGAGAACACTTCTTTCGACGCATACATTTCATATAGCTTAGGACCAAAGTAACCTTCTAGTGTCCAGCCTATCCCCTGAGGTAACATCACAAAGCCTAGATACATGGCTTTTTTACCTTCAGGAGCAATATTCCCCATAAACTCGTTTTTCTTTGGGCTTATCATCATTTCGCCAAACGAGAACATCGCAATTGCCAGAACTATCATCCATGCGGCATTAGTTGCACCAATAAACACAAAGGCAAGGATACTTAACAAGCAGCCACCGAGCATTGCAGTAGTAATACGGTATTTAGCAGTAAGTGCCGCCACCAAGAAACAAGTCGTCATGATCATGCCAGCATTAAGGTTAAGCATGCCTTCTGGCATCACCTTAGTACCCGTATTATCAAGTCCTAACCAAAACTGGAAAAAGCCATTGGACGTGCCTTCAGGACCAAATAGCGAGGTCACAATCACGCTGGTATCAACCCATTCGGCAATGTGAATCGGCAAGACATCGAATAGGGCGTTAAATAAGAACCAGAAGCCTGCAAACACCAACATGTAGTAAATAACCACAGGCTTTTTAAGCTCGTTTAATGCATCGCGCCACAAAGCTTCTTGCTTAATTTCGCCAGATTTAATTTTACGATTACGTTCTAAACGTTCTTCTTTACCTGGCTCTTTATAGGCCAGTAAAAATAGGAAGTTAAATGAAATGATTGCCGCACAAGCGTAAAACACGTTGTCCCACGAAAGCTGACGCATGTGAACAGCGACTAATGGACCAAGGAAACCACCAATATTAACCACTTGGTAGAATATCCCCCAAGCCATTGAAGTATTTTGTCTTCCGGTTGAGAGGACTAAGGTTCCTTGTATGCCGGGTTTAAAGATCCCGGTACCCGCAGCCAACAAGATGGCACCGAACAAGAAGCCATAAAAACTTGGGAATAGGGCCATCACTAAGTAGCCAGCGATTTTGATAATCGTTGAGGCAAAAATCGTTTCTTTGTAGCCTACACGATCTGAAATACCGCCAGTAAACACGGGAATAAAGGTTTGCATAAATGCCCAAATAGCGATGATGACACCATAATCGCTAAGGCTAATACCTAGACCACCTTCAGAAGTTGGCGCTTTCGCATAAAGGCCTGCACTGGCTTTTACGCCATAGTAAGCGATACGTTCAACCAGCTCCATGCCGCCGACGATCCAAAAAATATAACTGAGACTGGCGATCGATGCCCACATTCCCAGCTGTTTAACTTCACTTAGGTCGTTGCCTGAGTGTGAATTATCACTCATATTTCACCCTTTATTATAATTATTATTAACAATAAGCTGGCAGACACTTTACCTAATTTGAAACAAAATACAAAAGAACTGTGATAAAAATTGCACTTTATGACGAATGTTAAAATTTTGGACGGATATTTGCCGCGAAGAAATACTTAGATAACTGAAATGTCGATGTATTATCAGTCAAGTTGATGCTTTTTTGATTTTGGATAACCGTTCTTCAGATTTTAATTTAACCAGTTAAACCTCAGCAGTAGATGAATTTAACATTCAGCGCAGTGTCAAAGCCTCAGTCATGATTTAAGCAAAAATAGGCCGACTAGATTAGGAAAACAAGCGGCTCATTAAAAATACCAACGAGTGGCTAGTTGCCATTGTTGTTCAAGTAGCTCTTGTGGTAAACCTTGTTCAACTTTTGCATCGCGAGTAGAGTCAATTCGATTGTATTCTGCTTGGATAAACCAGCTTTTTTGCAAGCGATATTGATAAGACAAAGTAAGGGCATTGCCTTGTTCATTGTTGTTATCGTCAAGGGTGGCATCATTGTCCGATACTTCAAAATCTTCAGCTCGAACACTAACACGATGTTTATCCCAGCGTTTGCTTATTAGAATAAATGCGGCTTGATAATCATTGTTGACGACATCAATA
This window of the Shewanella goraebulensis genome carries:
- a CDS encoding 16S rRNA pseudouridine(516) synthase codes for the protein MRSKRSRLDQFIAQKLQISKKAVRQLLLANRVELDGQICKSVDQQINEFSQICFDGNWLQRNKRQYYMLNKPIGVVSATKDDIHPTALSLLYGIEPELLHIAGRLDLNSTGLLLITNDSQWSQALMAPETKVDKQYLVTLANPIDDTYVSAFAEGMYFGYEDITTKPARLEPVNDFQARVTLQEGKYHQIKRMFGRFRNPVVGLHRESIGDIILDSTLKSGEYRHLNKKEV
- a CDS encoding LysR family transcriptional regulator; translation: MDIKALKKISELDVFSLLVFKIIYETGFANLAAKELSVSAPKISRCLTSLRLTFDDELFYRRQQGLKPTALAEHLYLPICEFCESASNIERIACAGNKTNSSNVLNIAVTPIIMTSLAMSLGREEVMDVLGKVRVHLWNENSEEKIHQGDIDLGINFGAACATELESEIIGVSESTSIVARRNHPIWESGHISLEDIANHPFLILEGKGFNDKLDPFQIYCRQSGIEPPSISRATSISEWFCHLLTMRSFSFMSTAESQILAKIEEIRVEKLPAYERQKLVGKCLVPEYNLIERSTPYRRYCEKSRAIIVESLKQIISL
- a CDS encoding OmcA/MtrC family decaheme c-type cytochrome, which codes for MKNYKKSILAAALMTAVGLTGCSDGEDGQDGQDGAPGQDGEPGTSIGNVVDTVDAATDFVLTVSPEDIVVVGSEDFAVKFTATGKNAKGEELPFTGLDQVAFYVMNQAANDTDTGAPILWESNGLANDFSYSMYCTLTGTADSWGTEVDACTLVEDEANPGTYTGTWEHDGNAPIVLENGDANSLHRVMVRTYNVVDSSGTAISDKLLSTPIDFIPATGEIAISEKDSVSNAACIKCHGQLDGYDDADARIGNIDAHHNYQKVENCVACHNPAYAGGEDDPTVGWNANWNAMIHTLHAGHHLDLEGEAEEMFGEIGFPAELNECTTCHDSGTQWNDNVYAEACVSCHTDVDFETGDGHLGIVPESDAACSGCHGAGSLSPLEAHGVGDRAVLSDKFIIDIQSAVVEDSEVDGMSTLVVTSEVSMNGELLDATTYAAMADYMTNSGRGLLIGTLNADTGALTHGYGADGGFKMDFVGGVMSADGIVVNEAEFATDLLVGPIYATAEVQLCGADGEIVTCTTDDDGNIEETGVANQAETKYFNLTDGDAAVEMRLADADRTSISEAKCNACHGNLTHVKSTHGVTEFTQCAYCHSENLGGSPSYHPTAVYKTDEVDADGNAIWGTVEGLSFANRDLVTVSHRFHAGYFDGTPAIYRDADGELNGYSAPLNNCNSCHKDDSTLFAADGGLTSGKRSVETDAGFISPISEACRSCHVSASALAHFKSNGAYVQDEPGSVVDLPVESCSTCHAEGKTYGVDVMHSGTSH
- a CDS encoding acetate uptake transporter, with protein sequence MSTPLAHSTSSVHSTPLANPAPLGLMGFGMTTILLNIHNAGFFPIDAMILAMGIFYGGIGQVIVGMMCFKRGDTFGTTAFTSYGLFWLTLVGLLVMPEMGISQASPASFMGWYLGLWGVFTAFMFVGSLRYPRAKQVVFGSLTVLFFLLAARDFTGSELIGTIAGFEGIFCGASAIYFAMAQVLNAEYGRVILPIGELKQVGTAVNTDVDSSAILKAA
- a CDS encoding MFS transporter, which gives rise to MSDNSHSGNDLSEVKQLGMWASIASLSYIFWIVGGMELVERIAYYGVKASAGLYAKAPTSEGGLGISLSDYGVIIAIWAFMQTFIPVFTGGISDRVGYKETIFASTIIKIAGYLVMALFPSFYGFLFGAILLAAGTGIFKPGIQGTLVLSTGRQNTSMAWGIFYQVVNIGGFLGPLVAVHMRQLSWDNVFYACAAIISFNFLFLLAYKEPGKEERLERNRKIKSGEIKQEALWRDALNELKKPVVIYYMLVFAGFWFLFNALFDVLPIHIAEWVDTSVIVTSLFGPEGTSNGFFQFWLGLDNTGTKVMPEGMLNLNAGMIMTTCFLVAALTAKYRITTAMLGGCLLSILAFVFIGATNAAWMIVLAIAMFSFGEMMISPKKNEFMGNIAPEGKKAMYLGFVMLPQGIGWTLEGYFGPKLYEMYASKEVFSLQLLAERGMNATKIDAIPQGEAFTTLVTFTGEPAQELTTLLYNSHNIGMAWYIIAAIGTISAVGIFLYGKWLYRLQQS